From the Cryptosporidium parvum Iowa II chromosome 2, whole genome shotgun sequence genome, one window contains:
- a CDS encoding programmed cell death 2: MNDVLLGYLEKPRTPLVLDSRYFPSKFGGKPAWLNPQNLPQYRDLQCNSCGTRMRFLLQVYAPQDDREDLFHRSIFLFICTNCTCSVQAFRCQLPRMNDYYDYNPAPTSFLFEDVNPEETILELKELKFNNICNTCGLPLSTESKCQQSNTHDKCNAIDSGAGKVILDEFSLDIEICSTDEEDEDDDQEETQDDNFENDPDEEMTPITGENDLGLEELPDQLDNINKKDVLFDKFINNSRKYPGHIIRYSHNGSPLWISDKNIPSETPQKCPLCNSNRVFEFQIQPEAIVLGNLPSKVEFGVIAIFTCSKNCRIDYYAPECVLIQNNPY; encoded by the exons ATGAATGACGTTTTACTAGGATACTTGGAAAAACCAAGGACGCCCTTAGTTTTAGATTCCAGGTATTTTCCTTCAAAATTCGGGGGAAAGCCTGCTTGGCTTAACCCTCAAAACCTTCCTCAGTATAGAGATTTACAATGCAATAGTTGCGGAACAAGAATGAGATTTTTGTTGCAGGTTTATGCGCCTCAGGATGACAGAGAAGATTTATTTCATAgaagtatttttttatttatttgtacAAATTGTACTTGTAGTGTTCAGGCATTCCGTTGCCAGCTTCCTCGAATGAATGACTATTATGACTATAATCCAGCCCCAACCTCTTTTCTATTTGAAGATGTTAACCCAGAGGAGACTATTTTAGAGCTTAAAGAATtgaaattcaataatatttgcaaTACTTGCGGGTTACCTTTATCTACTGAGTCTAAATGTCAACAATCTAATACTCATGATAAGTGTAATGCAATCGATTCTGGAGCTGGTAAAGTAATTTTAGATGAGTTTAGCTTAGATATCGAAATATGCTCAACTGACGAggaagatgaagatgacGATCAAGAAGAAACTCAAGACGAtaactttgaaaatgatcCCGACGAAGAAATGACACCCATAACCGGTGAAAATGATTTGGGTCTTGAAGAATTACCTGATCAACTTGACaacattaata AAAAAGATGTCCTTTTCGACAAGTTCATAAACAATTCAAGAAAGTATCCTGGCCATATTATTAGATATAGCCACAACGGATCACCCTTATGGATTTCTGATAAAAATATCCCCTCAGAGACTCCTCAAAAATGCCCTCTCTGCAATTCAAACCGGGTTTTTGAATTCCAAATCCAGCCTGAGGCTATTGTTCTAGGAAATCTCCCAAGCAAAGTTGAATTTGGAGTCATTGCAATATTCACATGCTCCAAAAACTGCCGAATTGATTATTATGCTCCAGAATGTGTTCTAATTCAAAACAATCCTTATTAA
- a CDS encoding SDA1-like protein (2x SDA1 domain; transcripts identified by EST), whose translation MDSTAEVYSLPQLQDRIKRDPGAYLSDFELQLQHFYSTLDVFRLNPQNIPKEIFQLMIFIAQTCPYYYKYGVCNKFIEKLLDELKNNSSLMTSDMRVSMATSLILLSNQKIIDIVYLLPLWFDLMRLPDKILRSKLLKHIVSSIVNANIKKTGKKTSAKNRSKSILKSKQIGTSFSISETTFSYFGETGNDNTSDQTLKQLKSYNISMGYDLKKFNSTVMSFLRERIADPKDVLRSMAIIIDVYRQHVWNDAQAVNIIAKCCVGSTSPKVASTAARFLLGRNCSMEELENDIEDEDEKRELAAEAAKAMKSALIGISSNSKKKKMEKAKQAMKKLEKQKKNKTENNSLIKSNQCIDLIHCPQEFAEELFHRVASHTDPFEVRMTLIGLISRLIERHRLILINYYSYLGRYLSPNNKNVTNVLAFLAQACHELIPPQELSSTIKLLMDNFVNECCRPEVIVVGLNTIREICQRVPLVMDKDKLLDLANFRKMNDKGVSIAAKSLVNLYREIMPSMLHRSLMSKDAAMNMKDENQDENSFAYGYKKIDQTISGADLLIKYNNRKNKSKKDTESESCQSVEDYDYQVDQDTDHDHDDDDVDGIDLEEIDELSQVDMEELASSNEDDFEDSDESDIGSDIEDSTSIKVSKSPENIMESNNIVFDKILDQDDFKLIKKLKTRVEAAKAVGASKGPKNEQLDFSTASSDEGFGSGISEEDNTSESESENDSDSNDSTDYDISRDIRDEITRNMGRKKLSKQQRVQSIMKGRQDRETFKERRIRGKFFLILMVQLFCFFFLCMWFSYL comes from the coding sequence ATGGACTCTACAGCAGAAGTTTATTCTTTACCCCAACTACAAGACAGGATAAAGAGGGATCCAGGGGCTTATTTATCAGATTTTGAGCTACAATTACAGCATTTTTATTCAACATTGGATGTATTTAGATTAAATCCGCAAAATATTCCCAAAGAAATATTTCAGttaatgatatttattGCTCAGACTTGCCCATATTACTATAAATATGGAGTATGTAACAAGTTTATTGAGAAACTTCTTGatgaattaaagaataactCTAGTTTAATGACTTCAGATATGCGAGTTTCAATGGCAacttcattaattttactttcaaatcaaaaaattattgacaTTGTATATTTATTGCCTCTATGGTTTGATTTAATGCGTCTTCCTGATAAAATTTTAAGATCAAAGTTATTGAAACATATAGTTTCAAGTATAGTCAATGCCAATATCAAGAAAACTGGTAAGAAAACGAGCGCAAAGAACAGGTCAAAGAGTATATTAAAGAGTAAACAAATTGGTacatcattttcaatttcagaaaCAACATTTAGTTACTTCGGCGAAACTGGGAATGATAACACTTCAGATCAAACTctaaaacaattaaaaagtTATAATATATCTATGGGATATGActtgaaaaaatttaattctacAGTCATGTCATTTTTAAGAGAAAGAATTGCAGATCCAAAAGATGTTTTACGTTCAATggctattattattgatgtTTATAGGCAACATGTTTGGAATGATGCTCAAGCTGTGAATATTATAGCTAAGTGTTGTGTGGGTTCAACTTCACCAAAAGTAGCTTCAACTGCAGCGAGATTTCTTTTGGGAAGGAATTGTTCAATGGAAGAATTGGAGAATGATatagaagatgaagatgaaaagAGAGAATTGGCAGCAGAAGCAGCAAAGGCTATGAAATCTGCTTTAATCGGAATCAGTTCTAATAgtaaaaagaagaaaatggaAAAGGCTAAGCAAGcaatgaagaaattggaaaaacaaaaaaagaataagaCTGAAAACAactctttaattaaaagtaaCCAATGtattgatttaatacaTTGTCCACAAGAATTTGCAGAAGAATTATTCCATAGAGTTGCTTCACATACTGATCCTTTTGAGGTTAGAATGACACTTATTGGTCTTATTTCTCGTTTAATTGAACGTCATCGTCTGATTCTTATCAATTACTATTCATATCTTGGCAGATATTTAtctccaaataataaaaatgttaCAAATGTTTTGGCTTTTTTGGCACAAGCTTGTCACGAATTAATACCTCCACAAGAACTTTCTTCAACTATCAAGTTACTTATGGATAATTTTGTTAATGAATGTTGTAGGCCTGAAGTTATTGTGGTTGGTTTGAATACTATTCGAGAAATTTGTCAGAGAGTACCTTTGGTTATGGATAAGGATAAGCTCTTGGATTTGGCTAACTTTAGAAAGATGAATGATAAAGGAGTATCAATCGCAGCAAAGAGTTTGGTTAATCTCTATAGGGAAATTATGCCAAGTATGCTTCATCGTTCTTTAATGAGCAAGGATGCTGCAATGAATATGAAGGATGAGAATCAAGATGAAAATAGTTTTGCTTATGGTTATAAAAAGATTGATCAAACTATTTCTGGAGCTGATTTGCTTATTAAGTATAATAATAGGAAGAATAAATCAAAGAAAGATACTGAGTCTGAATCTTGCCAATCTGTTGAAGATTATGATTACCAAGTGGATCAAGATACCGATCATGACcatgatgatgatgatgtAGATGGCATTGATCTTGAGgaaattgatgaattaaGTCAAGTTGATATGGAAGAACTCGCCTCTTCTAATGAAGATGATTTTGAGGACTCTGATGAATCAGATATTGGCTCTGATATTGAAGATTCTACTTCAATTAAGGTTTCCAAGTCTCCAGAAAATATAATggaaagtaataatatagTTTTTGATAAGATTTTAGATCAGGATGACTTCAAATTGAttaaaaaacttaaaaCAAGAGTAGAAGCAGCAAAGGCTGTTGGAGCATCTAAAGGTCCGAAAAATGAGCAGTTAGACTTTTCTACAGCATCATCAGATGAAGGTTTTGGTTCAGGAATTAGTGAAGAGGATAATACTTCAGAAAGTGAAAGTGAAAATGATTCAGACTCTAATGATTCCACAGATTACGATATTAGTAGAGATATTAGAGATGAGATTACTCGTAACATGGGTAGAAAGAAGTTGAGTAAACAACAAAGGGTTCAATCTATTATGAAGGGAAGGCAGGACAGAGAGACATTTAAAGAAAGGAGAATTAGAGGTAAGTTTTTCTTGATTCTTATGGTCCAattgttttgttttttttttttgtgcATGTGGTTCAGTTATTTATAA
- a CDS encoding telomerase, reverse transcriptase, producing MSVLKGALAVLMKQEVLTLGEYLEQKRKIRVFKEEGLYNDSSGELRRLLEETLILEDPSIPKALKEGFLGLRELTFNSLDNSLDINGDRRKLLGINIEKLLEWSSILGQNYFSSPRNQSSMSSGKRSRNTEYNETLSPSFITDQIKNIIPDSEKDSLTYQVQDFELLLRKHFPRIRIFHSGSYSGLRTSFDTIKPKKYSFCNSTLYKFQNLHAWNTLLSKIGPIEILFLFVCCIIFRILGDHSEILIQQAGRMLTNDFLEELARLYETGPKKTNSFVSSSSLTPILTIEEKEEVKPLDETPRQVNKRSGGIIKDSRLSKIYKIDIPYRSTFLYCDHFSKRGGLPCLSVLRLLPPNLLGARTLLRFIIQTDHIFKDHNRQSLIGLLGSYEMTKFSRVKCKLASAMMEEFQNLLLNIRNTSPVNFLDQICPIEPIKDSDLQNFNKLPIPCFETSSTRVVNFLRLYLIKVLPKNILGTFKNFKTFINKKIPIIVNLHIRETFKIQHAMNGIEVSNWVNRILEEKSYQFIKESKNLINSNQRSKKVPNNKTRSSIKKSLISLGKTYLARNIYFLIVYLVFPILRRHFYATEIEGSNKVRYFRHPVWIKIVRQADKWYLESILKGIQSKDYIMNLSSIQEISKLIDKNSEFSENIPKIRWVPKSKGLRPLINLSKVGSGQILQQNLERDHTCEEKKKIGFCDCNSVWTGGDLPTSWINNNYYYNYFNSNGNNGIVGNNHNYGHINNIGGKNFTSFSSQNCQIMTPPGRLGVGLGFGNYNIGIGINSGSSVPTTPINKVMRRPSSNRIIDIRRPSTNNMLFYPSKILRSFLLRMTGKNHLGASLVQFGDIYKIIKNWWIKNRRDKQQFQMNEDFYQNQGKKMSHVKIYIIKADLVNCFENINKSKIFEFLDVISLPNEISLLSLYSRALSKTTIIPPFDNMNRDSYQDELGRSCIITSKGKLNMVPIFEKDHDEDQKVVKSKIKRIIGPDLDELLWNLKNSCLSNKDLSILGQKKAEIFTFLNSRRVINWKLVKEIIKIHLNTSFFRLRTCSKSLRLIKSKQLGNSIKFGKRFLSLFKQDFGIPQGSSISYILCCLYYNFLDLNPEIQNLLGHSFFSSSYISLSFLNPIKQEKVQLLDPTEKDLFSQHDLETGLSRYPEFKENEINIYNTSTSKKRRLEISEYNINAKSVLLQPSEEFNNNINNQNCQIRANLKSYDQESPSQSNKQESLLLRWVDDFLFLTSDLESAKKFLKLLYIQKLWGSNVSKDKINSNFPWIDHNNEIIILEEDDVLLSSPSSSCSSSCSSSSSSSSSSSSSSSSSSSFPPSTECTSSPVEKRINTNKSEKDCQNEKEMINKAKIALKQFHKQVSWTGMKFSSEYSYLNCMVSPWKNLEFICVMDTVTLTTKHQFTSNYSNFHRFKSTTISENLQKSNYMWSVLGIKLIRYFDFRIKNGLLYDCKINSLFTVSFKYNSTNNQPIN from the coding sequence ATGAGTGTGTTGAAGGGTGCTTTAGCAGTGTTGATGAAGCAAGAGGTTCTGACGCTGGGAGAGTACCTGGAGcagaaaagaaagattaGAGTATTCAAAGAAGAAGGATTGTACAATGATTCCTCAGGGGAGTTAAGGAGGCTACTTGAAGAGACTTTGATACTGGAAGATCCTTCTATACCAAAAGCTTTAAAGGAGGGATTTCTTGGCTTAAGGGAACTTACATTTAATTCCTTAGACAATAGTCTTGATATTAACGGAGACAGGAGGAAGTTGTTGGGTATAAATATCGAAAAATTGCTCGAGTGGTCATCGATACTAGGTCAGAACTACTTTAGCTCACCTAGAAATCAGTCGTCTATGTCTTCAGGAAAGAGGTCAAGAAATACCGAATATAATGAGACATTGTCTCCTTCCTTTATTACAGACCAAATTAAGAATATAATTCCAGATTCTGAAAAGGATTCTCTGACCTATCAAGTACAAGACTTTGAGCTCCTACTCCGTAAGCACTTTCCAAGGATTAGGATCTTTCATTCAGGGAGTTATTCAGGATTAAGAACTAGCTTCGACACTATAAAGCCCAAGAAATACTCATTCTGTAATTCTACTTTATACAAGTTTCAAAACCTCCATGCTTGGAATACTCTTCTTTCCAAAATAGGTCCTATTGAGATTCTCTTCTTATTTGTTTGCTGTATTATCTTTAGAATACTTGGTGATCACTCTGAAATTCTCATTCAACAAGCTGGTAGAATGTTAACTAATGACTTCCTGGAAGAGCTTGCTAGACTTTATGAGACAGGGCCAAAAAAGACCAATTCATTTgtatcatcatcttctttaaCTCCAATTCTTACAATTgaggaaaaagaagaagttAAGCCTTTAGATGAAACTCCAAGACAAGTAAACAAAAGATCAGGaggaattattaaagattcaagACTTTCTAAAATCTACAAAATTGATATTCCATATCGCTCAACATTTCTTTATTGTGATCATTTCTCAAAAAGAGGAGGTCTTCCTTGTTTATCTGTTCTAAGACTTTTACCTCCAAATTTATTAGGAGCAAGAACACTActtagatttattattcaaactGATCATATATTCAAAGATCACAACAGACAAAGTTTGATTGGATTACTTGGAAGTTATGAAATGACAAAATTCTCCCGTGTTAAATGTAAATTGGCTTCTGCTATGATGGAAgaattccaaaatttattgttaaatattagaaatacGTCTCCAGTTAACTTTCTAGATCAAATATGTCCAATAGAACCAATTAAAGATTCAGATTTACAAAACTTCAATAAATTACCTATTCCTTGTTTTGAAACAAGTTCTACTAGAGtagtaaattttttaagatTATACTTGATTAAAGTATTACCAAAGAATATACTTGGTACctttaaaaactttaagacttttattaataaaaagatcCCAATAATTGTGAATCTTCATATTAGAGAAACTTTTAAGATTCAACATGCAATGAATGGAATTGAGGTTTCAAATTGGGTAAATAGAATacttgaagaaaaaagttatcaatttattaaagaatcaaaaaatttaattaattctaatcAAAGATCTAAAAAGGTACCGAATAATAAGACAAGATCtagtattaaaaaaagtttaattaGCCTTGGAAAAACATATCTAGCTAGGaacatttattttttaatagtatATTTGgtatttccaatattaagAAGACATTTCTATGCAACAGAAATTGAGGGTAGTAATAAAGTAAGATATTTTAGACATCCAGTTTGGATAAAGATCGTGAGACAAGCTGATAAATGGTATCTAGAAAGTATATTAAAAGGAATTCAGTCAAAAGActatataatgaatttatcttcaattcaagaaatttcaaaattaattgataaGAACTCTGAgttttctgaaaatatCCCAAAAATAAGATGGGTACCGAAATCTAAAGGTTTAAGAccattaataaatttatcaaaagtTGGATCTGGACAAATTCTTCAACAAAATCTTGAAAGAGATCACACTTgtgaagaaaagaagaagattgGTTTTTGTGATTGTAATTCAGTTTGGACTGGTGGAGATCTTCCAACAAGTTGGATTAATAACAATTACTATTATAACTACTTTAATAGTAATGGTAATAACGGTATTGTAGGAAATAATCATAATTATGGtcatattaataatataggAGGAAAGAATTTTACATCATTTTCAAGCCAAAATTGTCAGATTATGACACCACCAGGAAGATTAGGAGTGGGATTAGGATTTggtaattataatatagGAATTGGAATAAATTCAGGATCATCGGTACCTACTACTCCAATTAATAAGGTAATGAGACGTCCTTCAAGTAATAGAATTATAGATATAAGACGTCCatcaacaaataatatGTTGTTTTATCCTTCCAAGATTTTAAGATCTTTTCTATTAAGAATGACAGGAAAGAATCATCTTGGTGCTTCTCTTGTACAGTTTGGAGATATTTATAAGATTATAAAGAATTGGTGGATAAAGAATAGAAGAGACAAACAAcaatttcaaatgaatgaagatttttatcaaaatcaagGTAAAAAAATGTCCCATGTAaagatttatattattaaagcaGATTTAGTGAACtgttttgaaaatataaataagtCCAAGATTTTTGAGTTTTTGGATGTAATTTCTCTTCCAAATGAAATTTCCCTTTTGAGCTTATATTCAAGGGCTTTAAGTAAAACAACAATTATTCCGCCTTTTGATAATATGAATAGAGACTCTTACCAAGATGAGCTTGGGAGATCATGTATTATTACTTCAAAAGGAAAACTAAATATGGTACCTATTTTTGAGAAAGATCATGATGAAGATCAAAAAGTCGtcaaatcaaaaattaagagGATTATAGGACCAGATTTAGATGAACTTCTTTGGAATCTTAAAAATTCTTGTTTATCAAACAAGGATTTGAGTATTTTGGGACAAAAAAAAGCAGAAATCTTtacttttttaaattcaagaCGTGTGATAAACTGGAAATTAGTCAAGGAGATCATTAAGATCCACCTTAACACAAGCTTTTTTCGACTTAGGACATGTTCAAAGTCTTTAAGACTAATAAAATCTAAACAACTTGGAAATTCTATCAAATTTGGAAAAAGATTTCTAAGCTTATTTAAGCAAGATTTTGGAATTCCACAAGGATCAAGTATTTCTTACATTCTTTGTTGTCTCtattataatttcttaGATCTAAATCCAGAAATCCAGAATCTTTTGGGacattcatttttttcctccTCTTACATTTCTTTATCATTTCTGAATCCaattaaacaagaaaaagTACAATTACTTGATCCAACTGAAAAAGACTTATTTTCACAACATGATCTTGAGACAGGATTATCCCGTTACCcagaatttaaagaaaatgagataaatatttataatactAGTACaagtaaaaaaagaagactAGAAATATcagaatataatattaatgctAAAAGTGTTTTACTGCAACCTTCCGAAgagtttaataataatatcaacaaCCAGAATTGCCAAATCCGTGCCAATCTCAAAAGTTATGATCAAGAAAGTCCTTCTCAGAGCAATAAGCAAGAAAGTCTCTTATTGAGATGGGTAGAcgattttctttttctcaCATCCGATTTGGAGTCCGCCAAAAAGTTCTTAAAGTTACTTTATATACAAAAACTATGGGGATCGAACGTTTCCAAGGACAAAATCAACTCTAACTTTCCTTGGATTGACCACAATAATGAGATCATCATCCTTGAGGAGGATGATGTTTTACTATCTTCGCCTTCCTCTTCCTGTTCATCATCTTGTTCCTCTTCATCTTCctcttcatcttcttcgTCGTCTTCCTCATCGTCCTCTTCTTCCTTCCCACCTTCGACAGAGTGCACAAGCAGTCCAGTGGAAAAGAGAATAAATACCAACAAAAGTGAAAAGGACTGccaaaatgaaaaagaaatgattAACAAGGCTAAGATAGCCTTAAAACAGTTCCATAAACAAGTATCATGGACAGGAATGAAGTTTTCCAGTGAGTACAGCTATTTGAATTGCATGGTTTCCCCATGGAAGAATTTGGAATTCATATGTGTTATGGATACTGTAACCTTGACAACTAAGCACCAATTTACAAgtaattattcaaattttcacAGGTTTAAGTCGACGACGATATCTGAAAACCTTCAAAAGTCAAATTATATGTGGTCTGTTTTGGgtataaaattaataagatACTTTGATTTTAGAATCAAGAATGGATTGCTATATGATTGTAAAatcaattctttatttacggtaagttttaaatataattcaacaaataaCCAaccaattaattaa
- a CDS encoding ubiquitin C-terminal hydrolase of the cysteine proteinase fold: SNMGNSVPSSSSSVSSETVNTNRNGAENMSSPIGIKNFGNTCYMNAGLQFISAMGIFTEENFGGIKLNKSSSEEVCRSLISILIQLGKPSRITDAISPYQLFKQLRQQNSDLFNQHQQDAHEFIMYILEIIHDGTIKPCNAPKLSNEDLEKLSKKSTRPGNVFWNNHMMRNNSILNNTICGQFRSRITCENCGNNSDTFDPFWDITLALPEVSDDYEKISIGSCFRKFFEQQNLFHENDEPNYNCSHCKSVVNATRCINISQFPNVLLVTLKRFNNNGEKCNGIVSFKTAGIILKSLTEIGHFKLVAVLQHNGSTLFQGHYISYVFKKEFNGWFKFDDDIVTLVDDILEEDIQAYCLLYILESKSALNSNSEQAYSVGIRNQRN, translated from the coding sequence AGTAATATGGGGAATTCAGTTCCCTCATCTTCATCGTCAGTATCATCAGAAACAGTTAATACGAATAGGAACGGGGCTGAAAATATGAGTAGTCCAATAGgaataaagaattttggGAACACGTGTTATATGAATGCTGGGTTACAGTTTATATCAGCAATGGGAATCTTTAcagaagaaaattttgGAGGGATAAAACTTAATAAGAGCTCCTCAGAGGAGGTTTGTAGGtcattaatatcaattttaattcagtTAGGAAAACCAAGTAGAATAACAGATGCAATTTCTCCATATCAACTTTTTAAGCAGCTTAGACAACAGAACTCTGATCTTTTTAACCAGCATCAACAAGATGCAcatgaatttattatgtatattttggaaataatcCATGATGGGACTATTAAACCATGTAATGCTCCAAAGCTGTCAAACGAAGATCTTGAGAAATTGAGCAAAAAATCAACCCGACCAGGAAATGTTTTTTGGAATAACCATATGATGagaaataattcaattttgaataatacaATATGTGGACAGTTCAGAAGTAGAATAACTTGCGAGAATTGTGGAAATAATAGTGATACTTTTGATCCCTTTTGGGATATAACATTGGCTCTTCCTGAAGTTTCAGATGATTATGAGAAGATTTCAATTGGGTCTTGCTTTAGAAAGTTTTTTGAGCAACAGAATCTTTTTCACGAAAATGATGAACCAAATTACAATTGTTCCCATTGTAAGAGTGTTGTAAACGCAACAAGatgtataaatatttcGCAGTTCCCAAATGTATTGCTTGTAACTTTAAAGAGGTTTAATAACAACGGAGAAAAATGTAATGGGATTGTTTCCTTTAAAACAGCAGGAATAATACTCAAATCTCTCACGGAGATTGGCCACTTCAAGTTAGTAGCAGTGCTTCAACACAATGGAAGTACTCTTTTCCAAGGCCATTATATCTCCTATGTTTTCAAAAAGGAGTTCAACGGATGGtttaaatttgatgatgatataGTCACTTTAGTAGACGATATTCTTGAGGAGGATATTCAGGCTTACTGCCTTCTTTATATTCTCGAGTCAAAGAGCGCTTTGAACTCCAACTCTGAACAAGCTTATTCTGTGGGTATAAGGAATCAGAGAAATTAG